Below is a window of Streptomyces sp. NBC_01429 DNA.
CGAATAGGTCTGCTCCTGGCGGGTGATCGTCAGCAGCTCCCGGTAGCCCATCACGAGCCAGGCGGGCACCCCGGGTTCCAGCTCGACCCTGGCGACATTGCCCCACTGCTCGCGCAGCCGCCGGTAGACCTCCCGGGGATCGGACGAGCCGGTCGCCGAGGAGAGCGGGAGCAGCCCCGCCGTACCGCCGGCGTGCGCGGGGCACCCGGGCGGCGGGGAGACGTCGGGGACGGCGGAGGAGGCGGCGGGCCGGGTCATCAGGCGGTCTCCTTGATCCGTACCTCGTCGGCGGTGGACACGTACTCGACGAGACTGATCAGCGCGTCCACCGACGGGCCGCGCTCCCGCGCGTCGCACATCACCACCGGCGTTCGCGGCAACAGGTCCAGCGCGCCGCGCAGTTCGTCGGCGGTGTACTCCTCGCTGTCCGGGAACTGGTTGACCGTCACCGCGAACGGCAGTCCGCGCAGCTCCAGTTGGGCCAGCACGTCGAAGCTGTCCTCCAGCCTGCGGGTGTCCACGATCACCAGGACACCGAGGGCGCCCTCGGCCAGCCCGTCCCACAGGTCCCAGAACCGCCGCTGGCCCGGGGCGCCGAACAGATAGAGCACCAGCCGGGAGTTGAGTGTGATCCGGCCGAAGTCCATGGCGACGGTGGTGGTCTTCTTGGTGTCCATTCCCGCCAGATCGTCCACACCGACACTCGCCTCGGTCATCACCTCCTCGGTCCGCAGCGGTTCGATCTCGCTCACGGACCCGACCAGCGTGGTCTTCCCCACGCCGAAGGCGCCCACGACGAGGATCTTGACGGCCTGCTGGACCGTGTCGGGCAGATAGCGGTCAGCGGAGCCGACGGAGACCATCGAGTACCTCCTGGAGCAGTTGCGATTCGGGCAGAACGGCCTGGGGGACACCGGAACGGGCGGACAGATGGCCGCTGTCGACGAGATCGGACGCCAGCACCTTCACCAGGCTGACCGGCAGTTCCAGATGGGCCGCCGCCTCCACCAGGGACAGCAGCCGCTCGCACATCCGGACCAGGGCGCGCTCCTCCCGCGTGGCCGAGACCGGCAGTTCACGCGGGGGATCGGCGGCGACGAGCAGGGTCTCGACGCCGACCGTGTTGCGCGTGGGCCTGGAACGCCCCCTGGTGATCACATACGGCCGTAACGCGCCGGCCGCGTAGTCGCCCTCCGGGCCACTCACCGAGCGGCCTCCTGCCGGGGCGGGCTGCTCAGATTCCCGGCGCCGATCTTCATGACCTGCGCCTGCATCTGCCGGGCGACCAGCTTCGGGTCGACCACGGGCCCGGTCACCACCGCGAGATGCGCGCCGTTGGCGCTGCGCATGAAGAGGAACCCGCCGTTGAACTCCACCATCTGCTGGTGCACGGCGCCGCCGTCCTCGCCGAACTCCTTGCCCAGGCTGCGGGCGAGGGACTGGAGCCCGGAACAGTTCGCGGACAGCCGGTCGGCCGAGTCCCGGTCCATCCCCTCGGAGCTGGCCAGCAGCAGCCCGTCGGCGCTGAACACGATGGCCTCTCTGACGCCGGGGACGGCGGCGACCTCGGCGATCATCCAGCCGCGCTGCTCGGGGTTCTCCACGTAACTCATGCTCACGTCAGTCCTTCCGGGGTTCTGTGGTGGGGGAGGAAGGGCCCTGCCGGCCCTCGTGCGGATCGGAACCGGACGGCGGGTCGGCCCGGCCGCCCTCGAAGAACTGCTCCATCCAGTCACCGGCCTGTTCCGGTGTGCCCGGCGGGGTGACGGCGGTGGGGGCCGCCTCCACCGCGGGTGCGTACTCGTCGCGCCGGGACCGGCGCTGGGGCAGCCGGCGCCCGGTCCGCTCCCGGGGCTGCTCCGGCAGGACCGTTTCGCCTGCGGAACCGGCAGCGGAACCTGCACCGGAATCGCCGGTGGAGACCGGCGCGGGCGGCGCGGGCGGCGCGGGCGCGGCCGGTGCCGCAGGGGCCTCCGGTACGACCGGGGTGGCCGGTGACGGCGGTACGGCGGGTGCGGGAGGCGCGGGCGTGGCCGCCCTGTCCGGGGCGGGCGCGGGCTGAGGCACCCGGGACGCCTGCGGCAGCGGGGGTACGGGAGGCGACTGCACCGCGCTGCCCGCGGGCGCCAGCGTCTCCAGCGCCACCGTGGGCACCAGCACCACCGCGCGGACCCCGCCGTACGGCGAGGGGCCCAGGTCCACCTGGAAGCCGTGCCGGTCCGCGAACCGTCCCACCACCGCGAAGCCCGTCTGCGGGATCTCGCCGACCTCGCCGACCCCGAGCAGCCGGCACCCGGAGGCGATCTGGCGCGCCTCGGACAGCCGGTACTCGTCCATGCCGAGACCGCCGTCGTCCACCTCGATGACCGCGCCGCGCTGAACCGTACGCACCGTCACCGGCACGCCCGTACGCGGCGGCGAGTACTCCGTGGCGTTGGCGAGCAGTTCTGCCAGCAGATGGATCAGCGGCTCGACGACCGACGGCGTGACCCCGACATCCGGGTCGCCGGTCACCTCGACGCGCTTGTACCCCACGATCCGGCCCGACGCCGCCCGTACCACGTCCACCATCGCCAGCGGCTTCTGCCACTGCTGTCCCGGCCATTCGCCGCAGAGCACCTTGAGGCTCTGCGCGTGCCGGGCCTGCTGGGTGGCCGCGTGGTCGATCTGCATGGTGGTCTCCAGCAGATCGGAGTCGCCGGGGTAGCGGTCGGCGAGCCCGGTCACGGCCGCCTGGATCCGGTGCGCCGAGGTCTGTACCCGGCTCGCCAGCTCCACCATCGCCAGCCGCTGCGACTCCTCGCGGTGCTCGACCGCCTCGGAGACCTCGGCCAGCAGCCGGTCGAACCACTCGGTGACCGCCGGCCCCGCGCCCTCGGCGGCGCGCGGCGGATCCGGGATCTCCGCCCCGGCCAGGGCGGCCGGAAGCCGCTCCTTGACGAGGTGTTCGACCTCCTCGCGCACCTGGTCGGACTGGAGCGAGATCCGCTGCTCGACATGGGAGCGCCAGCCGGTGTCGCGCCGGACGGTCTCCGCCTCCCGCTCCGCCAGCCGGCCGCGCAGCTCGACCGCCTCGGCCTCGGCGCGCCGGTGCCGGCCGCGCAGCCTGACCAGCGCGAGAAGCAGTACGAGCCCGAGCACGCCGTATGCGACGGCTGCGCCAGTGCCGTTCGCGTGTGCGATGTCCGCCACCGGTATGGCGAAGGCCGCCAGGGTCAGGGCGAGGATCGGCAGCCACGGGGGCTGCGACCTGGGGGAGCGGGAAGAGGGCGCGGGGGAGCGTGCCATGGAGAACCTTCGAGTTGGCTGAAAAACGCGGTCAGGCTGAACCTCACCCGGCAGGAGTCACGGGGAGCGGAGTCGGTGCCTGGCCGGTATGACCGCCGAACGCGGAGACGGCAGGCGGTGGACGCCTGCGGTGCCACTGCGGCCACGCGACTTGATCATGGATGAACTACCTCTTCACCAGACGTTGTTGGGGGATCGTATCTCCGCCGCCGCTGTCCTGAAGTCGTATACCGGCCATGGATGGCCGGGACGCGCCGCCGTGACGGTCGGTGCCGCTCCGGCTCCGTCCGGTGTCGGGCCGCCGTCACATGCCAACGGCATGCTGGTGAGGAGGGGGTGTGGAGTCAGGGCGTGGTAACGGTGAACAGACCGCCGTCCGGGTCGCGGAGTGTGGCCTCCTGGCCCGGGCCCGAGTCGGAGGGCGACGCCACCACGACGCCCCCGGAAGCCGCCGCCGCGCCCGCGGCGACATTCACGTCCGCAACGTGGAAGTGCACATGCCAGCGCGGCCTGACCTGCGGGTCGGGCGCGCTCTCCACCGCGCCGCCGCGCAGCGCGGCGACCACGTGCGTACCGTCGCGCACCACCACCTGGTCGTCCTCGTACCGCACTTCGCAGCTGTTCCTCTCGCCCGAACCCCAGCCGAGGACCTCGCCGTAGAAGATGGCCGCGCCGAACGCGTCCCTGGTGCGCAGTTCCAGCCGGGCGGGCCCGGCGCCCCGTCCCACCGACCAGCCGGCGATCGTCCGGCCCTCCCAGAAGCCGAACACCGCGCCGTCCGGGTCGGCGGCGAGCGTCGCGCGGCCCGTGCTCATGGCGAGCGGCCCCACGGCGACGGTGGCGCCGCGCTCCCGGATGCGCGCGGCCGTCGCGTCCGCGTCGGTGACGGCGAAGTACGGGGTCCAGGCGACCGCGGCCTGGAGGCTGGGCGCGAGGGCCCCGATGCCCGCGACCGGCGAGCGGCCCGCCAGCGCGACGGAGAAGTCCTCGCCCAGCGCCGTGGGCCGGTAGGTCCAGCCGAGGACGGCCGCGTAGAACGACTGGGACGCCCGCAGGTCCCGGGCCATCAGGCTCACCCAGCACGGGGCCCCGTATACGGCATGAGGTGACGCCGCCATGACTCTCGTCCACTCCGTTCTCACCGGTGGGGGACGCGCCCGGCGGGCCGGTCCCGGTAGCCATGCTTCACCCCCGGATGCCGCCGCGCATGTCGGCACGCGCGAGTGGCTTCCCTCCTCATCCCATCGCGTCATCCCATCGCG
It encodes the following:
- a CDS encoding roadblock/LC7 domain-containing protein, with protein sequence MSYVENPEQRGWMIAEVAAVPGVREAIVFSADGLLLASSEGMDRDSADRLSANCSGLQSLARSLGKEFGEDGGAVHQQMVEFNGGFLFMRSANGAHLAVVTGPVVDPKLVARQMQAQVMKIGAGNLSSPPRQEAAR
- a CDS encoding VOC family protein — translated: MARDLRASQSFYAAVLGWTYRPTALGEDFSVALAGRSPVAGIGALAPSLQAAVAWTPYFAVTDADATAARIRERGATVAVGPLAMSTGRATLAADPDGAVFGFWEGRTIAGWSVGRGAGPARLELRTRDAFGAAIFYGEVLGWGSGERNSCEVRYEDDQVVVRDGTHVVAALRGGAVESAPDPQVRPRWHVHFHVADVNVAAGAAAASGGVVVASPSDSGPGQEATLRDPDGGLFTVTTP
- a CDS encoding GTP-binding protein, encoding MVSVGSADRYLPDTVQQAVKILVVGAFGVGKTTLVGSVSEIEPLRTEEVMTEASVGVDDLAGMDTKKTTTVAMDFGRITLNSRLVLYLFGAPGQRRFWDLWDGLAEGALGVLVIVDTRRLEDSFDVLAQLELRGLPFAVTVNQFPDSEEYTADELRGALDLLPRTPVVMCDARERGPSVDALISLVEYVSTADEVRIKETA
- a CDS encoding ATP-binding protein; the encoded protein is MARSPAPSSRSPRSQPPWLPILALTLAAFAIPVADIAHANGTGAAVAYGVLGLVLLLALVRLRGRHRRAEAEAVELRGRLAEREAETVRRDTGWRSHVEQRISLQSDQVREEVEHLVKERLPAALAGAEIPDPPRAAEGAGPAVTEWFDRLLAEVSEAVEHREESQRLAMVELASRVQTSAHRIQAAVTGLADRYPGDSDLLETTMQIDHAATQQARHAQSLKVLCGEWPGQQWQKPLAMVDVVRAASGRIVGYKRVEVTGDPDVGVTPSVVEPLIHLLAELLANATEYSPPRTGVPVTVRTVQRGAVIEVDDGGLGMDEYRLSEARQIASGCRLLGVGEVGEIPQTGFAVVGRFADRHGFQVDLGPSPYGGVRAVVLVPTVALETLAPAGSAVQSPPVPPLPQASRVPQPAPAPDRAATPAPPAPAVPPSPATPVVPEAPAAPAAPAPPAPPAPVSTGDSGAGSAAGSAGETVLPEQPRERTGRRLPQRRSRRDEYAPAVEAAPTAVTPPGTPEQAGDWMEQFFEGGRADPPSGSDPHEGRQGPSSPTTEPRKD
- a CDS encoding DUF742 domain-containing protein, with the protein product MSGPEGDYAAGALRPYVITRGRSRPTRNTVGVETLLVAADPPRELPVSATREERALVRMCERLLSLVEAAAHLELPVSLVKVLASDLVDSGHLSARSGVPQAVLPESQLLQEVLDGLRRLR